One Conger conger chromosome 18, fConCon1.1, whole genome shotgun sequence DNA window includes the following coding sequences:
- the pdcd2 gene encoding programmed cell death protein 2, with translation MAGNEKNASKAETGVVLGFLEEAEPWQLHSSQFPSKVGGKPAWLSQADLPCPIACGKCNRPAAFLLQVYAPIDGQDRSFHRTLYVFCCKTPDCYSYNESRCFKVYRSQLPRKNDFYPYDPPPEEKAMVETDSDPAVLQSGVKLCTVCGCAGPKTCSRCHAVNYCSKEHQVIDWKSGHKKECGTSGSAGLLKHGLCFPEFELVTEPEEAEVKVEQCEADETQEALECSATGGDSLEEKELEDMARHETEDSRVFQNFKQRIELEPHQVLRYCRRGSPLWVSGEHVPKEEDIPNCLCGARRIFEFQVMPQLLNHLKVDDPNASIDWGTLSVYSCANSCDQGHSYHPEFIWKQDFSADQPNSTTEAGETDCQ, from the exons ATGGCAGGGAATGAAAAGAACGCATCTAAGGCGGAAACTGGGGTTGTGTTGGGATTTTTGGAAGAAGCGGAGCCCTGGCAGCTTCACAGTTCCCAGTTCCCGAGTAAAGTTGGGGGGAAACCAGCATGGCTGAGCCAAGCAGACTTGCCATGCCCGATAGCCTGTGGGAAATGTAATCGCCCTGCAGCGTTTCTCTTGCAGGTTTACGCACCGATTGACGGACAAGACAGAAGTTTTCACAGAacactgtatgtgttttgttGCAAAACGCCAGACTGTTACTCCTACAACGAGAGCCGCTGTTTTAAAG TATATAGGAGCCAGTTACCAAGGAAAAATGACTTCTACCCATATGATCCGCCACCTGAGGAAAAGGCGATGGTTGAAACTGACAGTGATCCAGCTGTATTGCAGTCCGGTGTCAAACTGTGCACGGTGTGCGGCTGTGCTGGACCAAAGACTTGCTCCCGTTGCCACGCTGTGAATTACTGCAGCAAAGAACACCAGGTTATAGACTGGAAAAGCGGACACAAGAAGGAATGCG GCACATCCGGCTCAGCTGGGCTTCTCAAGCACGGATTGTGCTTTCCTGAGTTCGAGCTGGTAACAGAACCAGAGGAGGCCGAAGTAAAAGTGGAGCAGTGTGAAGCAGACGAAACGCAGGAAGCACTGGAGTGCAGTGCCACAGGAGGAGATT CTTTGGAAGAGAAGGAACTAGAAGATATGGCTAGGCATGAGACGGAGGACAGCAGAGTGTTCCAGAACTTCAAACAGAGGATTGAACTGGAACCTCATCAG GTGTTGCGGTACTGTAGGCGTGGTTCTCCCCTCTGGGTCTCAGGCGAACACGTTCCTAAAGAGGAGGATATTCCGAACTGTCTTTGCGGAGCTAGGCGCATCTTTGAGTTTCAG GTTATGCCTCAACTCCTGAACCACTTGAAAGTGGACGACCCGAACGCAAGCATTGACTGGGGAACTCTGTCCGTGTACTCCTGCGCGAACAGCTGTGATCAGGGCCACAGCTATCACCCAGAattcatctggaaacaggactTCTCAGCAGACCAGCCAAACAGTACAACAGAGGCTGGAGAAACAGACTGTCAGTAA
- the tbp gene encoding TATA-box-binding protein: MDQNNSLPPFAQGLASPQGAMTPGIPIFSPMMPYGTGLTPQPVQNTNSLSVLEEQQRQQQQAASQQGGVAGMSGQTPQLYHSQTMTTTALPGNTPLYTTPVTPMTPVTPATPASESSGIVPQLQNIVSTVNLGCKLDLKTIALRARNAEYNPKRFAAVIMRIREPRTTALIFSSGKMVCTGAKSEEQSRLAARKYARVVQKLGFPAKFLDFKIQNMVGSCDVKFPIRLEGLVLTHQQFSSYEPELFPGLIYRMIKPRIVLLIFVSGKVVLTGAKVRAEIYEAFENIYPILKGFRKTT; this comes from the exons ATGGACCAGAATAACAGCTTGCCTCCCTTCGCCCAGGGACTGGCATCTCCTCAG GGTGCGATGACGCCTGGCATCCCCATCTTCAGCCCTATGATGCCCTACGGCACAGGGCTCACCCCCCAGCCTGTGCAGAACACCAACAGCCTGTCCgtgctggaggagcagcagagacagcagcagcaggctgcCTCCCAGCAAGGCGGGGTGGCGGGCATGTCCGGACAAACCCCCCAGCTCTACCATTCCCAGACCATGACCACCACAGCCCTGCCGGGCAACACCCCCCTCTACACGACACCTGTCACCCCAATGACCCCCGTCACGCCGGCCACGCCCGCCTCGGAGAGCTCCGGCATCGTCCCTCAGCTCCA GAACATTGTGTCTACTGTAAACTTGGGCTGCAAACTGGATCTGAAAACAATAGCACTACGAGCCAGAAATGCCGAATACAACCCAAAG CGTTTTGCTGCTGTTATCATGAGGATCAGAGAACCAAGGACAACTGCCCTCATCTTCAGCTCTGGGAAAATGGTGTGCACAGGAGCTAAGAG TGAAGAACAGTCCCGCTTAGCAGCCAGGAAATATGCCAGAGTGGTGCAGAAATTGGGATTCCCTGCTAAATTTCTGGATTTTAAGATCCAGAACATGGTGGGCAGCTGTGATGTGAAGTTCCCCATTCGGCTAGAGGGTCTGGTACTCACTCATCAGCAGTTCAGCAG ctACGAACCAGAGTTGTTTCCAGGGTTAATCTACAGAATGATCAAACCCAGAATCGTCCTCTTGATATTTGTCTCTGGGAAAGTTGTGCTGACAG GTGCTAAGGTCAGGGCAGAAATCTATGAAGCATTTGAAAACATCTACCCCATTCTAAAAGGATTCAGGAAGACAACGTAA
- the rhoua gene encoding ras homolog family member Ua: MPPQGVGEYKSVSASDAPPVPPRRVRSRDQPRGARCRSGSAAERKVKCVLVGDGAVGKTSLVVSYTTNGYPTEYVPTAFDNFAAVVAVDGKPVRLQLCDTAGQDEFDKLRPLCYTNADVFLLCFSVVSPASFQNVAEKWVPEVRRHRPRVPMVLVGTQSDLRQDVKVLIELAKYRERPVDPADAQFCAQDIGAVSYVECSSLTQKNLKEVFDVAILASIQHGDSQQPKKRTPQKMRKLSESWWKKYCCLA; encoded by the exons ATGCCTCCACAGGGTGTAGGAGAATACAAATCTGTTTCTGCATCGGACGCGCCCCCGGTCCCCCCACGGCGGGTTCGGAGTAGAGATCAGCCCAGGGGCGCGAGGTGTCGGTCGGGGTCTGCAGCAGAGCGTAAAGTTAAGTGTGTCCTAGTCGGTGATGGAGCCGTGGGAAAAACGAGCCTTGTCGTTAGCTATACAACAAATGGATATCCAACGGAATATGTGCCTACTGCTTTCGATAACTTTGCAG CGGTTGTGGCAGTTGATGGGAAGCCAGTGAGACTCCAACTCTGTGACACAGCTGGACAG GATGAGTTTGATAAGCTCCGCCCACTCTGCTACACCAATGCTGACGTCTTCCTGCTGTGCTTCAGCGTGGTTAGTCCCGCCTCCTTCCAGAACGTGGCGGAGAAGTGGGTCCCGGAGGTCCGACGGCACCGCCCGCGCGTGCCCATGGTGCTGGTGGGCACGCAGTCGGACCTGCGGCAGGACGTTAAGGTCCTCATCGAACTCGCCAAATACCGGGAGAGACCCGTGGACCCAGCAGACGCTCAGTTCTGTGCTCAGGACATCGGGGCGGTCTCTTACGTGGAGTGTTCATCGCTGACCCAGAAGAACCTGAAGGAGGTGTTCGACGTGGCCATTCTGGCGAGCATCCAGCACGGCGACAGCCAGCAGCCGAAGAAGAGGACTCCCCAAAAAATGAGGAAGCTCTCCGAGTCCTGGTGGAAAAAGTACTGCTGCCTCGCTTAG